The following DNA comes from Alnus glutinosa chromosome 6, dhAlnGlut1.1, whole genome shotgun sequence.
AACAGAGCTAGATCACGGTGTGACTGCGGTTGGATATGGGTCATCAAAGGGTGTGGATTACATCATTGTGAAGAACTCTTGGGGACCAAAATGGGGAGAGAAAGGTTATATAAGGATGAAGAGAAACACTGGGAAGCCTGAAGGGCTATGTGGAATCAACAAAATGGCTTCTTATCCTACTAAAAAGATATAGAAGATCGAAGGGATAACCAAGGACTTAAttggttctatatatatatatatatatatatatatatatatatataatattgtagAATAATAAAACGCCTTTATTAATTCTATGTTTAACCGTACTCTATGTAAACTAATCTTCTTTCTCAATCACTGTATAACTGTTACGTACGTGATACAAAAATTCGACGTGataaatcatataatttaaattttattaccAATTCCCACAAGGATCTTGATAATCTCTTGTTGCATATTCATAAAAAGACGTTAAAAGTACAATTGAGTGACCACTATATATGTACCAAATGTACAAATTAAGAATTTTCTACTGCGAGGGATTCCATTAATTATTACATATATATGACCGACTGTACTCTAATCACTATCGGCGCACACATTAATTCAATCCAGCATGACAGAATTAAGGTAGCTAAAAAGTCCTAAACATGgtttaattttgacaaaaaacgCACGTAATTAGGGAAATTAAGATTGCTCTGTCTAGCTAGCTAGGCCACGGCAGCTTCTTCATTCGGAGAAGCTGACACCACACTCACCTTACCCTTAAGAAATCTCCACAGACGGGGCTGAAAATTAGGTTCATCGTCATTCTCATTCTCCTCCAATGATCTCCCCATCGTTTCACGCGTGCAAAACAATGTCACCAGCATTCCCATGAGGCAAACTCCGGCAAGAATTATCAATGAGGCAGTCATTCCAATTGCTTTGGGATAACCCTTCTCCTTTTCATCATGTGAAGCCAACAGAAATCCAACTGACCCAATAATTGCCCCGGCCTTCCCAGCAGCCCCAGCAATGCCATGACATGTTGATCTAAATCTCGCCGGGAAAAGCTCGGCGGGGACTATAAAGGTGGTAGTATTTGGTCCgaaatttgagaagaaaaaggTGAGGCCATAGAGGACCATGAAACCCACATTTTTGCTATCTTCCCAAAGCTTGGAATAGGGTATCCCAATTGCCAAATAAACCACTGCCATGAAGAAAAAACCCATTGTTTGGATTCTGACTCTACCAACACGATCAATGAAATAGACGGTGAACCAGTAGCCTGGAATTGCGGAACAGGCTGTGATAATTGCTTGGAGTTTTGCAACTTCAAAAGCCTCATGATAGGCATTCAATTTTGTTTGATTCGACAGATATTGTGCATATATCCGAGACTGGAAGAGGTTGCTGCTGTAAAAGACAGTGTCGAGAAGAAACCATGAGCAGGAGCaagagaacaaatcaaggcCATGACGACGAAAGAATTGCTTCGATAGGAGGGGATAGGGTGGTGGACTTGGTGACGGCGGGTTCTCTTCCGCAATCTCAACCAATGATACTTCCAACACTTTCTCCATGTCCTTTGCCGCTTGGAGGAAATTTTGCTCCACCAAAGCTGTATATCTGGGATCGATAAAAACATTacttaaattaattaaagagatTACCAAATATATATCCATTGATTGAAAAACaccaaattgaaattaacacgtaattaaataaaatgtaaCTATGTACGTACCTGGCAGTTTCGGGCATCATCATACGCCAATAAAGTGTTAATCCGGCAGGAACAGAAGCCATCATCAGTATCAATCTCCATGCGATATCAACCTCCTTGGGCGTTGGATCCTTTGACAATTTGGGCGATGCACGCTCAAATATCTTGCACACTACCATCGTGACCGCGGAAGCAGCCAGCATCCCAAAGCCCTGCATCGAGAAAACCGCGGCTATGAATGCTCCACGTGTCCTCTTGTTGGCGAACTCTGACATGATCGTAGCCGACAAGGGGTAGTCCCCACCAATCCCCACTCCCAACAAGAATCTGAATAGTCCGAGACTTACCAGAACACAGTTCCTCGTCCTACATATCGAAAACCCACATCCTATGGGACTGAGCACCATGATCATCAATGCGATTCCGTACACACGGCGCCTTCCGAGTCGGTCGCCAAGCCAACCGAACACAAGTTGACCGATGGCGGTGCCCAAA
Coding sequences within:
- the LOC133871172 gene encoding probable inorganic phosphate transporter 1-8, whose translation is MALKVLSALDTAKTQLYHFKAIVIAGMGLFTDAYDLFCIPLIMRLIGRVYYEKELVSQKYKVPPVVISTMLVIALLGTAIGQLVFGWLGDRLGRRRVYGIALMIMVLSPIGCGFSICRTRNCVLVSLGLFRFLLGVGIGGDYPLSATIMSEFANKRTRGAFIAAVFSMQGFGMLAASAVTMVVCKIFERASPKLSKDPTPKEVDIAWRLILMMASVPAGLTLYWRMMMPETARYTALVEQNFLQAAKDMEKVLEVSLVEIAEENPPSPSPPPYPLLSKQFFRRHGLDLFSCSCSWFLLDTVFYSSNLFQSRIYAQYLSNQTKLNAYHEAFEVAKLQAIITACSAIPGYWFTVYFIDRVGRVRIQTMGFFFMAVVYLAIGIPYSKLWEDSKNVGFMVLYGLTFFFSNFGPNTTTFIVPAELFPARFRSTCHGIAGAAGKAGAIIGSVGFLLASHDEKEKGYPKAIGMTASLIILAGVCLMGMLVTLFCTRETMGRSLEENENDDEPNFQPRLWRFLKGKVSVVSASPNEEAAVA